A region of the Trichocoleus sp. genome:
GCTGAAATAGAGTAAGCTGCTGCAATTTTGCTCATGTCTTGGGCTTCTCTTCAATTGAGCTTGCTTTAGCAGTATTGAATTGAGGAGGATTGCTTTTTCTGATTATTCTGCGATTGCACCCGATCGAGCGCTCTTTTCTGCCTGCTTAAAGTTAAAGCCGGGCCATACTGATGCTCTTTCTGTAATTGTTTGTGAATTCAACCTGTGTGAGTTCAGTGTTTTGTTAGCAGCCTAAAGCTGATATCATATCGCAGCCAAGGAAAATATAACTTAACCATATATGCAAAGTTTTATGGCAGTAGCTGATTCCATTGGTGGATACGCTACAAAAAGCTGTGATAAATTTCAATTCTTTCTACAACAGCTTGTCTCAACACTATTCTTTTTTGTTTTCGCTGTTCTTTCTCTTCAATTCTGACTTAAAAAAGGTTACGACCACTCATGACCCAAACGAATCAAGATGGACAAACGAGTAGCCAAGTAATGGTAGGGGTGCAAAAAATTCGTACTCTCATTGAAGGCTTTGATGATATTAGTCATGGTGGCTTACCCGTTGGTAGAACCACATTAATTAGCGGTACATCAGGTACCGGAAAAACCCTATTTGCCGTTCAATTCCTTTATTATGGCATCACCCAGTTTGATGAAGCGGGAATTTTTGTCACGTTTGAAGAATCCCCTGCTGACATCATCAAAAACGCCTTTAGCTTTGGATGGGATCTCCAGAAGCTAATCAATGAAGGGAAACTTTTTATTTTGGATGCCTCACCTGACCCAGAAGGGCAAGATGTGATCGGCAATTTTGACCTCTCAGCCCTGATCGAACGCATCCAATATGCAATTCGTAAGTACAAAGCAAGGCGCGTTTCGATCGATTCTGTGACCGCAGTCTTTCAACAGTACGATGCAGCTTCTGTAGTGCGACGAGAGATTTTTCGCTTGGTTGCTCGTCTAAAACAAGTGGGTGCTACCACCATTATGACCACGGAGCGGGTTGAAGAATATGGACCTGTTGCCCGCTTTGGTGTTGAGGAATTTGTTTCTGATAATGTGGTCATCGTCCGGAATGTCCTGGAGGGAGAGCGGCGACGACGAACCGTAGAAATTCTGAAGCTGCGCGGCACAACCCACATGAAGGGGGAGTACCCTTTTACCATCACTGATCAGGGCATTAATATCTTCCCGCTTGGCGCAATGCGGTTGACGCAGCGATCGTCCAATATCCGCGTTTCGTCTGGCGTCAAAACCCTCGACGAGATGTGCGGCGGCGGCTTCTTCAAAGACTCGATCATTCTGGCAACTGGCGCAACCGGAACCGGAAAAACGCTGCTAGTTAGCAAATTTCTACAAGATGCCTGCCGCATCAATGAACGGGCACTGTTGTTTGCTTACGAGGAGTCGCGTGCTCAGCTGTCGCGCAATGCTTATTCCTGGGGAATTGATTTTGAGGATCTGGAGCAGCAAGGGCTGCTTAAAATTATTTGTGCTTATCCTGAATCAGCAGGTTTGGAAGACCATCTCCAAATTATTAAGTCTGAGATTGCCGACTTTAAGCCCTCACGGATTGCGATCGATTCTCTTTCTGCGCTGGCGCGCGGAGTCAGCAATAATGCCTTTCGTCAGTTTGTGATTGGGGTGACAGGCTTTGCCAAGCAGGAAGAAATTACAGGCTTTTTCACAAACACCACCGATCAATTCATGGGGTCAAACTCCATTACTGATTCTCATATCTCCACCATTACAGACACCATTTTGCTGCTGCAATATGTCGAGATTCGGGGTGAAATGGCAAGGGCAATTAACGTGTTTAAGATGCGCGGTTCATGGCACGACAAAGGCATCCGCGAGTACGTTATCAGCGATCGAGGTCCAGATATCAAAGACTCGTTCCGCAACTTTGAGGGAATTATCAGTGGTTCTCCCACCCGAGTTGCGATCGATGAAAAGAACGAGCTGTCGCGCATTGTACGCGGGTTTCAGGAAAAGCCGGAAGCAGAGAAATAGGCGGTCTATCTCAATCCGCATTCCTGCTTTCCCTCACCGAATCAGGCTTTCCTAGCTTTAAGCAAAGTAGTTTTTTGCGGTGAGCTTGCCAAGCTTCTGATCGCCAGGTTTAAACTGGATTCCCGTTACATCAGCCACTAAATCATCTGTGGTAGAGAAAGGGGCTTTCCCGTCATTAACCGACAGATAAGTGCGACTGCCAAGGCGGAAAAACACAGCTTCGTCCCGACCTAAAGATTGCTTGCCCCGACGCTTTTGGTCTTTATCGGCATAGGTAGATTGCAACGCTTTCGATAAATTGCGTCCCTTCTGTTTTCCAGCATTAAATACCCCTTTGGGTAGGCTGGCAGTTAGGAGATTGTTGTCGAAGTCCAGCACAAACCGATCACCCTGGCTGAACTGAAAGTCAGGAATTTGGTCTTGGTCTTTAAGCGTTGAGGTTTGCAAAGCCGCTTTTTTGGTTGCGCCTGAGAAGATGAAGCGATCGGCTCCTAATCCCCCTGTCACAATATCTGCACCAATCCCTCCCACCAGGAGATCATCCCCAGTTGCACCGCCCAGCGCATCATTGCCACCGCCGCCCGTGATCTGGTCATTGCCTGACCCGCCTGTCTGAATGTCGTTTTGCCCACCGCCTTCAAATTTGAAATTGAACTGTCCCGGAATTGGGGTTCCATCGAGCGCAGTGACAGTAAAGTCATCAATTTCTTGAACGTTTGTATTTAAGCCCGTAGAAGCAGCAAACCCGAATTTGAATGTAGCTGGCAGGGGACCATTTCCACTGTTAATCACATTGAACTGTAGGGCTTGCTCTCCTGAATCATCAAAGTCATTGTCGCCTGTGAGATCAATTTGAACCGTTAAATCCCCGACTGGAGTGAGGCGAATTTGGGCTTTGCGACGAGCAGCTTCAGGAGTTGGCTGATCCAGGCTGACTGGCAATGAGGCAGTACCACTGAGGTAGTTATAGTTGGTTGCAGCACTGCCACGAACTGCGATCGAATCCGCTGTTAACCCTGGTCCCCCAATACGCCCTTCCGTCGGATTGGAGTAGTTGCCAAATGCATCAAATCCAATTCCTAGATATCCGCCAACCAGACCTGCTGTTAAGCCTGAGTCAGTAATCCGAGGCGCATAGCCCAAAGAACCACCATCACCACCAGGATTCGCTGCTGTCTGAGCGCCATCAATCAAGAAAAAGCCAATGCCATCACCCCCTGTCCCGCCATATTGGTAAAGATCAAAGGTGATTACCAGTCCTTTACTGGCATCTAGCGGCAAGTCTTGCGAGAAAGCAGAATAGGGAGCGTAGTTCGCCTGAAACTGCTTGTTTTCTGTCAGTTTAATGATTTCCGTAGCCATAATTTAGTGTTGCAAAAAGTAGGGCTGGAAAGTACTAGGAGACCTTCAGAAACATTTTCATGATCGACACTAATTTAGAAAAATCTCCTAACAAATTAGCATCGAGAGATAAAAGAGCTAGAGTTCCCCTCGCTTCCTGGAATCACAATTCTGGAATCATAATGGGTTGATTGGCATCATGAACCAAACCCCATGAAGCCTATACTCAAGGGGAAACATATCCTGATACCACAATAAAGGTGAAGTTAGCGATTATCCGATAGGTCTCAGCATTTTCACTGAACGTTAGCCTAATTGAATGATTTGATGAAATGTGCATGAAGCAAAGTCAGATGGGCTGCAATTCCTTACAGTTCTGCGTCAAAAGACAGATCAGGCTGGGGTGAACGGGCGCGATCGATATAATGCCTGCTTTGACTGCTTTAAGCTTTCCCAAAGCTCTTTAATTTGAGAATAAACTTCATCTGGCGTAATTTTGCCACTGTTTCTAAACCACAAATTAGTGAAACTCGCTGAGCAAATTCTTGTAGATTAGAATTAAACGCTAACCGCTCAGGCGTAAACTCGCCCCGGTAGGTGCTACAAGGATAGAAGAATTTTTCTTTATTGGTTTTCACTCTTGATTACGGATAAAAAAGGTCAGATACAGGAATTCATACAGGCTTCGCTAATCTCTCATTTTTCTATCAAAAACAGCCTCTAATCGTTAAGGAACCTGATTTTTTGGAAAGGGATTAAGCCCCGAACAATGAGTTAGCGTCCAGAGAATTTTGGTACTATAGCTTTTGCACAAAACTACTCGTTTCTCTTCTACCGATCGATAGAGTTTGTTTGCTTGATTGCGTTCGTTTTACCATTCGTTTTACCAGATGAGCGGCAGAGCGATCGGGTGACATTAAATGAGACATTAAATATCATTTTCGATATCATCGAGGGTCATTCATTTGCAGTCCCAGGTTCGTGATCATCTGTGCAGCTATCTCAATTGCTGCTACTGGCGTTGAAACAACAAAAACCTGCTGAGGAGCAAGCGATTGAAAGAAGGTTTGGGTCTTTTCGTCAGGACAAAGCAGAATAACCGACTTTCTAGCTTTCAAGGCTAATGCAATTTCTGAAGTCGTTCCTGCACCAATTCCACAAGCAATAATGACATTACTCGTTAATACATTAATGTTGTTCCGGGCACTTCCGATTCCCGTCATAATGGGAATATCGATCGCCGCAGACATACCTTCATCATTCTCGCCCGGTAAAATCCCAATCGTTAAACCATTTGCCGCTTTTGCCCCCCGACTTGCAGCATCCATCACCCCAACATCTCGTCCTCCTGTCAACAGAATCCAGCCTTGTTGAGCAACCAACCGACCCAACTCAAAAGCCAGTTGGCAGTCAAACGCAGTTGCTTCGTTTCCTGTGCCCATGATGCCAACGATCGGTTTTCGCATGAAAGAACTTGGAATTGTTTCGTAAAAGCCAAGTGAAAATCTGTCCCACGGTGGGCAACCTGAGCTTAGAACCAGTATCGGGCAGGCTATGAATCAGGCTGTTGATTTTCATTTCACTCCATCTTGTAGCGCCACGCTACTGCCGCAAGTCTCGGTCATTGTGCCAATTTACAATGGAGCAGCAGACCTGCCCGATTTGTTACACTGCTTGCAGCTTCAAACCTATCCAGCCGATCGAGTAGAATACCTGCTGATTGATAACGGCAGCACTGATCAAACCTTAAACCAGCTCCAAATCCTGACAGCCAATCTGCAAGCACCGACTGGGGCACCGCTCACCTTTCGCATTCTTACAGAACCTCACATTCAAAGCTCCTATGCGGCTCGGAATCAGGGCATTTGCTTATCTAGCGGCGAAATCTTGGCATTTACAGATGCAGATTGCCGCCCTCATCCCAACTGGCTAGAGCACATCATCCAGCCCTTTGTTGATACAGAAATTGCGATCGTAGCAGGGGAAATTCTCGCCTTATCGGGCAACACACTTCTAGAGCGGTATGCCGATCGCCACAAAGTTTTATCTCAAGAACATACTTTGGCACATCCTTTTTACCCCTATGGACAGACGGCAAATTTGGCAATTCGCAGGCAAGCTCTAGAACAAGTGGGTTTATTTCGTCCTCACCTGACTACTGGCGGAGATGCTGATTTGTGTTGGCGGATTCAGCAGCAGCATGTCGGGCGAATTTGTTTTGTAGAGCAGGCGATCGTTCGACATCGACACCGTTCGACCTTTGCAGATTTGCAGAGTCAGTGGCAGCGATATGGACGATCGAACCGTTACTTACATCAACTCCATGGAATTGAGTTAGGCAAAGCTTTCACTCAGCGTGAATTGCTCTACCGCTGGATTCGGTGGTTCTGTAAGGAAGTCCCTGCTGCTCTGCTCCAAACAAAACTGGATCGTGAGACTGGGGGAACTTTGATCGATCGACTGATAGACACGCCCTTAAGCCTGTTCTGTCAGTCTGCTCGCGTTACCGGACAACAGCAGGCAAGCCTCCCTGAACAAGCCGATCGAATTGACTGGCTCCCAAATCACGCTTGTCATTCCAATTGCCGATCGGACTAACCCGAGACACTCAGCCAAAGCAATTGCAGCGTTCTATTAGAACATTACGAAGATGTTACAGGTTGGCGTGACGTTGCAAAAAACGGGAAATACTATAGGCAATGTTGGTACCTTGCTCTTTGCAGTTTTGGCCTCCATGACTGGGGTCGATTTTTCATTCAGATTCAAAGCTTGCTGCATTTAACGCTCAGTGAAATGCCTGTGAATCAGCCCCTTCCGCCCAAAGCAGTTTTATCCATGCCGCAATCCCCTGTTGTGTCAGCTTCTCGATGTGAACAAGCCACACCACTGCATCAGCAAGCCTTACCCCACGCTTCTCGTTCAACCCCAACAGCAAATGGCTTAACGAGATGGAAACAGATTAAGGGGTTGCTTTGGGGCATCGGCTTGGGACTGGGATGGGGAGTTGCAGCACCAGGCTTGGCAGCAGAGCAGGTCGTAGTCCGGTTCGGTCCATTGCAGCAGTCGATCGCCATTTCAGATTTAGAATATTTCGCCCAAACGGGGAACGTTCCTTCGGGCTTGCAGTTCTATCGTCCATTGCTGAATCAAGAAGTGCGCTATGTGTTACGAAACCGTCTTCATCTTGATCCAAACGTGGGGGACAAACTGGTCGAAGACTTGCTCCACTCCTCGTCGGGTGAACGCTTTCTCAATACACTTCAGGTTGCCTTGCCCAGTGCCAATGCTAACCAGATCCGCGTTGCGATGATGCGGGCTGCAAAACAACAAGACGGCATGAGTGTTTTGAGCTTGCTGCGATCGTTCCCTGTCCAAACTGTGACTGTGGATGCCGCTTCAGCCATTGCACTCGCTTCTCAAATTAATCTTCCCTATTGGCAAAGCCAGACCCTAAGTTCAGTGCTGGAGCGAGAATTGACTGTTAAAAGTACGCCCCTCCGCACTCAAATTGATCCCGCTCAAACAGGTCCGTCCTGGGTTTGGAAGCAGAATTTGACGCTGCGCGACTATCAGCGCGATCGATCGATCCCCGTTGATATTTACTGGAGCCGCCGCACTCAGGGTCCGTTGGTTGTGCTTTCTCATGGGTTTGGAGCCGATCGCCGCTTTCTAGGGTATCTTGCCTATCATCTCGCTTCTTATGGAGTGACTGTAGTCGCGTTAGAGCATCCGGGAAGCAATGTCACCTGGTTGACCAGCAATTCTTTGAATCAAGCAGGCATCAATGCAATGAGCACTATCCTGCCTGCCTCAGAGTTTATCGATCGCCCCAAGGATGTTAGCTTTGTTCTCGATCGGCTGAGCTTGATGAATCGGTTTTCGAGTACGTTGCGGGGTCGGCTCAACACAGATCAAGTCACAATCATTGGGCATTCACTCGGGGGATATACAGCGCTGGCGCTGGCAGGAGCACAGCCAAACTTGAAGCATCTGCGCCAGTTTTGTAATGATCCTGAACCCGTTGTTTTCTCCCCGGCTGATCTGCTTCAGTGTAATGCTGCTGATCTCCCCGATCGTCCTGAAAAACTGCGCGATCGACGGGTTGTCCAAGCAATCTTGCTTAACCCGGTAATTGGGCGACTCTTTGACGAAAAAGGGCTATCTCAGGTCACGACTCCAATCATGATGTTGGCGGGCACGGATGATGCCATTACACCAGCCGTGAGCCAGCAGTTTTTGCCATTTACAGAGTTAAAGACTGACAAATATCTGCTAACGGCGATCGGCGGCACGCACTTAAGCGTTGGTGATCCGGCAAATCTGAACCATGCCTTGACTCAAAGCATTTTTGTCCGTGAACGACCCGACAATGAGACAGAAGCCCTCCGCCAGCTGCTCAAAGGCGTGAGTTTGGCATTCATCAAGCAACTAACACCAGAAGCTCGCCGCTACAGCCCTTTTCTCTCTCCAGGCTACGCCCAATCATTTTCAACCCCAAATATGAAGCTGCGGTTGAATGCAGAACTGCCACCCAACTTTACCAACTGGCTCAAAATGGCGGCTCTGCCAATGGAGCAACTGGTATCTGGGACACTGGCTCAGCGACGGCAAGCAGCACAACAAGGGATTTGTGACCTCAATCCCAATTGCATTCTCAACAATCTGCCACTGGTGATGTTTATCTTACCGGGAGGGTTACCCATTGCCGCGAGTCAGATGTTCAACCTGAAGCGACGGATGCGACGCAAATCTCAACCCTAAAGCCCCTGAAGCCAACAATCGGGCTTTCTCGACAGCCTCCCGATAAAGGTCAGTAACGATACTGCGACAGGGGTGAACATTTTTAGCTAGATTTAGGATCTATCTTTATGCAAGACGCACACCAGGGTAGATCCTACCTTTATTTTCTCAACTCATGTCTAGCTTGCCGCCCTATGTCGTCTGGTTGTTTGTTGGGTTTCTTTGTCTCTTAATCGGCATGGCTGTGGGGGAACCCGTTGCTGCTTCGTTAGGGGTAGCTGCTTTAATTACTGCAATTGCTGCGTTATCTGTCCCTTCTATTCCCGTACAGGTTGTATTGTGGGGGATCTTATCGATCGCCCTTGCCGTTGTGTTACGAGGCATGGTTCCGCAAGCTTCAAAAGACCTTCAGCCAAGTGTCCAGGCGACTGTCAGTGAACCCATTTTGCCCGGAGAAGCCGGGTTGGTTTCCTATGAAGGGGTACTTTGGAAAGCCCGCTGTCAGATTTCAGATATCTCGATCGCCTCAGGTCAGATTGTACATGTAGTTGGTCGGCAAGGACTAACGCTAATTGTTCTACCGACCACTTTTGCAGAGGAGTTATCCGATCATCCCCGTTCTTTGTGATAGGGATATATTTGAACTATGGGATAAATTCTCTCTATCCCCTCTGAAACGAAGGTATCTATGAACTCTCCGCTCATTTGGGTCTTTGCTGTTGTTCTCAGCGTCATCGGAGCAACTGTTGGGTCAATCAAGCGAATTAACGAGGGAAATGAAGCCCTGGTCGAACGATTGGGACGTTATCACCGCAAACTCACGCCAGGATTAAATTTTTGGGTGCTGCCAGTGGTGGATGAGGTCGTGATTGAAGCATCAAGCCGGGAGCAAATCCTCGACATTGACCCTAGCGACGCAATCACGAAAGACAACGTCACGATCAAAATTGATGCGGTGGTCTTCTGGAAAATTCTGGAACTCCAGCAAGCTTATTATGAGATTTCCGACATTGAGGAAGCTCTAAGGAATCTGGTCATCACTACCCTTCGATCGCAGATTGGTCGCATGGATCTGCAAGATATTTACTCTTCGAGAACTGAAATTAACCGATCGCTGCTGGAAAACCTGGATGAAGCCACTGAACCCTGGGGCGTCAAGGTTACCCGAGTTGAAGTGCAAGACATTGAGCTACCCAGCAACGTGAAAACATCTCTGGAGAAGGAACGCGCTTCAATTAGTGAGCGCCGAGCCATGGAAGCAGAAGCAGAAGGTAAAAAGAACGCGGCGATCGAAAGTGCTGAAGCGGTGGCTGAGTCAATTCGTCGGATCTCACAGGTGTTGAAGACAGAACCGGATGGCGAACGCATCTTAAAGTATCTCGTCACCCAAAGATATGTTGATGCCAACTATCAGCTCGGACAAAGCGCCAACGCTAAAGTCGTCTTTATGAATCCTCAAGACCTTTCTGAAGGAATTGCAAACATCATTTCTGAAGAAGGTAGCCCCCAGCATAAAAAGAACATCGAAGGCGGAAAGGATAAGCAGGAGTAGGGAATAGGCAGCCCGTTCTCTTGGCTCTATCTCCGCAACTCACTCCCTCACTTCCGGCAAATCACGTCTCCGCCAAATGACATCCGCAACCTGGCAAACTTCTCGCATTTCTGCAACATCATGAACGCGCAGCACATCAGCAGAGCCAGCAATTGCAGCACAGCAGGTCGCGGCAGTGCCCCACACTCTTTGCTGCGGGTCAGGCTGATTCAAAATTCGACCAATAAAGCTTTTGCGCGATGTCCCAATCAGCAAAGGGTAGCCGAGTTCTCGGAACTGGGGCAGTTGCCGCAGGATCTCTAGATTTTGAGCAGCAGTTTTAGCAAATCCGATACCCGGATCGAGCATAATGCGATCGGCAGGAATTCCAGCATCAATGGCACGATCAGCTTGCTGTCTCAAAAAATTGTAGATTTCGCCAATCAGATCTTCATAAGCCGTCAAATTTTGCATTGTCTTGGGATTGCCGCGAATATGCATCAAGACAATTGGCACTTTCAAGTCAGCAACAGTTGACAGCATTTTTGCATCAAAGGTTGCACCCGAAATATCATTAATCAAGTCTGCTCCAGCGGTGATCGCGGCTTCGGCAACGCTCGATCGGGTCGTATCTACAGAAATGGGAATTTGGGAAAGCTTGGGGTGCGATCGGATTGCCTCAATGACTGGAATGACGCGCTCAAGTTCTGCCGCAACAGAGACTTCTTCTGCCTGAGGACGAGTCGATTGTCCACCAATATCCAGAATATGCGTGCCTGCGGCTACTAAACGCTCTGCCTGCATCAAAGCAGCTTCTAGTTGGTTGAATTGCCCACCGTCACTAAAACTATCTGGAGTAACGTTCAAGACCCCCATGAGATAGGTCTGCTTTCCCCAATCAAAGGGTTGGTTGTGAATGATCCAGGGAGCGATCGTTGTCATCTTGTTGTCATCGTCGAAACGGACATTCAATCCCACAGTGAGTGCTTGAGCAATTTTGCAAAGTACTGCAATATTGGGTCAAGCACAAGCAAAAACCTATTTCTTCAATTTCAGAATTCGCAAAAATGGGGAGAGGGGAGCTAAATTGAAGGAACTTCACTCGGGAAACTGAGTATTGCACTGTGATTTTGGGTACGTTAGGGGGGCGATACCAGATACAGGCTGAGCCCAGAATCGGATAACCTGTACAAAGGCAAAGTCTAGTTTAATCCCTATGAGCAGGAAATCATGTTCCACCACCTGCTACCACATCCGAAGCGATTCGTTCTTCGCCTTCGCCTATGCTGGGAGTTGAGGGAGTTCCTTCATGCTAATCTGTCCTGAATGCTTGTTCGAGAATCCAGATAACAATAAGTTCTGTCAGCAATGTGGCGTTTCTCTCGTAGAGCAAACTTGCCCTAGCTGTGGCTTTTCTGTGCCCTTCACGCTGGCACAATGCCCCCAATGTCACGCTGCCACTGGCATTGCCCGCACCGCGATTCTTTCATTGTCCACTCCTCGCCCACCGTCTTCCTCTGAAGGCACTGGCTTGGATAGCCCTGGGTTTCCAGAAGCAGCACCCGGACAATATTTGGATGCCCAACAGCGATACCAGCTGCTAGAACCGATCACCAATGACCCAGCCAGCGAGGAAGCCGATCGAACCGTTCGCGTTCTCGACTGCAATCCGCTGCAAGCCTCCCTGCTACAAATCCTCTATCCACAGCTCGATCGCACTCCCCCCGCTTCTACCGCCACTACTCCCCTTAACATTCCGGCGCTTGCCCAGCGCTACTTAGACCTCCAGGCAGAATACCCTTCACTGCCGTTGCCGAAAATCTATGATGCCTGGGAGAGCCAGGGCATTTCGCTCATTCTGTTAGAAGATCGCTCTCATTTCATCAAACTGGCTAACCTCTGGGAAGATCAGGCTGTTTTGCCGCTCCAAATTCTGCACTGGTTGCATGAAATGACTGAACTTTGGGCAGTTTTGGAACCTCAGCACTGTCGGCGCAGTCTGTTGGAGTTATCCAACTTGTATGTTGACGAAGACCACTTGCTTTGCCTACAGCGGCTCTATGAGGATTTGCCTGATCGCCCTCCTACCCTGCAAGACCTCGGCATCCTGTGGCAGCGATTATTCCAGCAATCTCAGCGCACCCTGATTGGAGAACTCGTTGTTCTTTGTCAGGAGTTAATCCTGGGAAAGGTGGATTCGGTTAAAACGTTGCGATCGAGAATTGAGACGATCGCCATCACCCTTCAATCCCATTCTGAAGCGATTGCCATGAGTTCTGACCCAACCGAACCCCTCCATTCCTCGCCAAATCCTGAGCAGCCGCTCCAGAAAGCCGTCACTCCTGCTGCTGCCCAGCCTCCAGCAAGTCCGCCAACTGATCCACCCACTGATTCCTTAACCTTTGATGCTGACGACTACGCTGGACGCTCAACCGCCATCCAGTTCTCTGACACAGAGAATGAAGGGGGCACAGACAGCGATGATTTGCCCACCGTTGTATTGCCAATGCGCTTAGTCAGCTTGGAAGATGCCGGACGAACCGATGTTGGGCGACAGCGTGACCACAACGAAGATTGCTTTAGCATCCATACTGAAGTTGTGAAAAACGAAAGCCTTCAGGGAAGAACCATGCGGGCAAAAGGGCTTTACATCCTCTGCGATGGAATGGGCGGTCATGCAGGGGGTGAAGTCGCTAGTGCGCTGGCAGTAGAAACTCTACGCAAATACTTTGCGACTCATTGGCAGGAAAGGCTACCAAGTGAAGCCTGTATTCGAGATGCCATTCAGCAGGCAAATAGCGTTATCTATGACCTGAACCAACAAAATGCCCGATCGGGCAGTGGTCGTATGGGAACCACTTTAGTTTTGGTTTTAATTCAAGATACCGAAGCAGCCGTTGCTCATGTTGGAGACAGCCGCCTCTACCGCTTTAGCCGCCGTCGGGGGTTAGAACAGGTAACGCTCGATCATGAAGTCGGACAGCGAGAAATTCAGCGAGGGGTTGAACCTACGATCGCCTATGCCCGTCCTGATGCTTACCAATTGACTCAGGCACTTGGACCCAGAGACGAGCATTTCATCAACCCAGACGTCAAATTTCTAGAAGTCAACGAAGACCTGCTGCTAGTTCTCTGCTCAGACGGGTTATCCGACAATGACCTGCTGGAGTCTCATTGGCATACCCATCTAGAACCTTTGCTCAGCACGCAAACCAATCTGGAGCAAGGAGCTTCCCAACTGATCGAGCTGGGCAACCGCCATAATGGACATGACAACATCACAGCGATTGTCATTCGAGCTAAGGTGCGTCCAGATCTGGAAATGTTGGGGCAGAAGCTGGAACAGGTT
Encoded here:
- the kaiC gene encoding circadian clock protein KaiC — its product is MTQTNQDGQTSSQVMVGVQKIRTLIEGFDDISHGGLPVGRTTLISGTSGTGKTLFAVQFLYYGITQFDEAGIFVTFEESPADIIKNAFSFGWDLQKLINEGKLFILDASPDPEGQDVIGNFDLSALIERIQYAIRKYKARRVSIDSVTAVFQQYDAASVVRREIFRLVARLKQVGATTIMTTERVEEYGPVARFGVEEFVSDNVVIVRNVLEGERRRRTVEILKLRGTTHMKGEYPFTITDQGINIFPLGAMRLTQRSSNIRVSSGVKTLDEMCGGGFFKDSIILATGATGTGKTLLVSKFLQDACRINERALLFAYEESRAQLSRNAYSWGIDFEDLEQQGLLKIICAYPESAGLEDHLQIIKSEIADFKPSRIAIDSLSALARGVSNNAFRQFVIGVTGFAKQEEITGFFTNTTDQFMGSNSITDSHISTITDTILLLQYVEIRGEMARAINVFKMRGSWHDKGIREYVISDRGPDIKDSFRNFEGIISGSPTRVAIDEKNELSRIVRGFQEKPEAEK
- a CDS encoding bluetail domain-containing putative surface protein, which codes for MATEIIKLTENKQFQANYAPYSAFSQDLPLDASKGLVITFDLYQYGGTGGDGIGFFLIDGAQTAANPGGDGGSLGYAPRITDSGLTAGLVGGYLGIGFDAFGNYSNPTEGRIGGPGLTADSIAVRGSAATNYNYLSGTASLPVSLDQPTPEAARRKAQIRLTPVGDLTVQIDLTGDNDFDDSGEQALQFNVINSGNGPLPATFKFGFAASTGLNTNVQEIDDFTVTALDGTPIPGQFNFKFEGGGQNDIQTGGSGNDQITGGGGNDALGGATGDDLLVGGIGADIVTGGLGADRFIFSGATKKAALQTSTLKDQDQIPDFQFSQGDRFVLDFDNNLLTASLPKGVFNAGKQKGRNLSKALQSTYADKDQKRRGKQSLGRDEAVFFRLGSRTYLSVNDGKAPFSTTDDLVADVTGIQFKPGDQKLGKLTAKNYFA
- a CDS encoding cytochrome; protein product: MRKPIVGIMGTGNEATAFDCQLAFELGRLVAQQGWILLTGGRDVGVMDAASRGAKAANGLTIGILPGENDEGMSAAIDIPIMTGIGSARNNINVLTSNVIIACGIGAGTTSEIALALKARKSVILLCPDEKTQTFFQSLAPQQVFVVSTPVAAIEIAAQMITNLGLQMNDPR
- a CDS encoding glycosyltransferase → MNQAVDFHFTPSCSATLLPQVSVIVPIYNGAADLPDLLHCLQLQTYPADRVEYLLIDNGSTDQTLNQLQILTANLQAPTGAPLTFRILTEPHIQSSYAARNQGICLSSGEILAFTDADCRPHPNWLEHIIQPFVDTEIAIVAGEILALSGNTLLERYADRHKVLSQEHTLAHPFYPYGQTANLAIRRQALEQVGLFRPHLTTGGDADLCWRIQQQHVGRICFVEQAIVRHRHRSTFADLQSQWQRYGRSNRYLHQLHGIELGKAFTQRELLYRWIRWFCKEVPAALLQTKLDRETGGTLIDRLIDTPLSLFCQSARVTGQQQASLPEQADRIDWLPNHACHSNCRSD
- a CDS encoding alpha/beta fold hydrolase — encoded protein: MNQPLPPKAVLSMPQSPVVSASRCEQATPLHQQALPHASRSTPTANGLTRWKQIKGLLWGIGLGLGWGVAAPGLAAEQVVVRFGPLQQSIAISDLEYFAQTGNVPSGLQFYRPLLNQEVRYVLRNRLHLDPNVGDKLVEDLLHSSSGERFLNTLQVALPSANANQIRVAMMRAAKQQDGMSVLSLLRSFPVQTVTVDAASAIALASQINLPYWQSQTLSSVLERELTVKSTPLRTQIDPAQTGPSWVWKQNLTLRDYQRDRSIPVDIYWSRRTQGPLVVLSHGFGADRRFLGYLAYHLASYGVTVVALEHPGSNVTWLTSNSLNQAGINAMSTILPASEFIDRPKDVSFVLDRLSLMNRFSSTLRGRLNTDQVTIIGHSLGGYTALALAGAQPNLKHLRQFCNDPEPVVFSPADLLQCNAADLPDRPEKLRDRRVVQAILLNPVIGRLFDEKGLSQVTTPIMMLAGTDDAITPAVSQQFLPFTELKTDKYLLTAIGGTHLSVGDPANLNHALTQSIFVRERPDNETEALRQLLKGVSLAFIKQLTPEARRYSPFLSPGYAQSFSTPNMKLRLNAELPPNFTNWLKMAALPMEQLVSGTLAQRRQAAQQGICDLNPNCILNNLPLVMFILPGGLPIAASQMFNLKRRMRRKSQP
- a CDS encoding NfeD family protein, with amino-acid sequence MSSLPPYVVWLFVGFLCLLIGMAVGEPVAASLGVAALITAIAALSVPSIPVQVVLWGILSIALAVVLRGMVPQASKDLQPSVQATVSEPILPGEAGLVSYEGVLWKARCQISDISIASGQIVHVVGRQGLTLIVLPTTFAEELSDHPRSL
- a CDS encoding stomatin-like protein — translated: MNSPLIWVFAVVLSVIGATVGSIKRINEGNEALVERLGRYHRKLTPGLNFWVLPVVDEVVIEASSREQILDIDPSDAITKDNVTIKIDAVVFWKILELQQAYYEISDIEEALRNLVITTLRSQIGRMDLQDIYSSRTEINRSLLENLDEATEPWGVKVTRVEVQDIELPSNVKTSLEKERASISERRAMEAEAEGKKNAAIESAEAVAESIRRISQVLKTEPDGERILKYLVTQRYVDANYQLGQSANAKVVFMNPQDLSEGIANIISEEGSPQHKKNIEGGKDKQE